A genomic stretch from Caulobacter sp. FWC2 includes:
- the adhP gene encoding alcohol dehydrogenase AdhP, translated as MAKTMKAAVVREFGKPLIIEDAPIPEPGPGQIQVRIQASGVCHTDLHAAEGDWPVKPNPPFIPGHEGVGFVSGVGAGVKTVKEGDRVGVPWLYSTCGHCKHCLGGWETLCESQQNTGYSVNGGFADYVVADPNFVGHLPKAISFNEIAPVLCAGVTVYKGLKVTDTKPGDWVVISGVGGLGHMAVQYAKAMGLNVAAVDIDDAKLDLARALGATITVNARTVADPAAEIKKQTSGGAQGVLVTAVSPIAFKQALGMVSRGGTVALNGLPPGDFPLSIFDMVLNGITVRGSIVGTRLDLQEALDFAADGKVKATISTARLDDVNTVFDRMRNGQIEGRVVLDLSQ; from the coding sequence ATGGCCAAAACCATGAAGGCCGCCGTCGTGCGCGAATTTGGCAAGCCGCTGATCATCGAGGACGCGCCGATCCCCGAACCGGGTCCCGGCCAGATTCAAGTGCGCATCCAGGCTTCCGGCGTCTGCCACACCGACCTGCACGCCGCCGAGGGCGACTGGCCCGTGAAGCCCAACCCGCCCTTCATCCCCGGACACGAGGGGGTCGGCTTCGTCTCGGGCGTCGGCGCCGGGGTCAAGACCGTCAAGGAAGGCGACCGCGTCGGCGTGCCCTGGCTCTACAGCACCTGCGGTCACTGCAAGCATTGCCTGGGCGGCTGGGAAACCCTGTGCGAGTCCCAGCAGAACACCGGCTATTCGGTCAATGGCGGCTTCGCCGACTATGTCGTGGCCGATCCCAACTTCGTGGGCCATCTGCCCAAGGCGATTTCGTTCAACGAGATCGCGCCGGTGCTTTGCGCGGGGGTCACGGTCTACAAGGGCCTGAAGGTGACCGACACCAAGCCCGGCGACTGGGTGGTGATCTCCGGCGTCGGGGGCCTGGGCCACATGGCGGTGCAATACGCCAAGGCCATGGGCCTGAACGTCGCGGCGGTCGATATCGACGACGCCAAGCTGGACCTGGCGCGCGCGCTGGGCGCGACCATCACGGTCAATGCCCGGACCGTCGCCGACCCGGCGGCCGAGATCAAGAAACAGACCAGCGGCGGCGCCCAGGGCGTCCTGGTCACGGCGGTTTCGCCGATCGCCTTCAAGCAGGCGCTGGGCATGGTCTCGCGCGGCGGGACGGTGGCGCTGAACGGACTTCCGCCCGGCGACTTCCCGCTGTCGATCTTCGACATGGTGCTGAACGGGATCACCGTGCGCGGCTCGATCGTCGGCACCCGCCTCGACCTGCAGGAGGCCCTGGATTTCGCCGCCGACGGCAAGGTGAAGGCCACGATCAGCACCGCGCGCCTGGACGACGTCAACACGGTCTTCGACCGCATGCGCAACGGCCAGATCGAAGGCCGCGTCGTGCTGGACCTCAGCCAGTAA